In Halanaerobium praevalens DSM 2228, the DNA window TAAATTCTGTTTGAGCATAATTACTAACTCTAAGCATAATTTCTGGTAAAACTTGGTCTATATTTTGAATGATAAACTTATTATCTTTTAAAATATAGTCTCCTAAATTATTAGAAGTGGGAAGACCAGCTCCATATGATTGATATTCTGTGCCAGTTAGTAATATTTTTTGGTCTTTAATTTTAAAAAATTCGATTACTGGAGTTCTAGCAACCGAATGTAGGTATTTGAGACTAAATTGATCTCCATTATCTACTTTTTCTGCTAAAATTGTTTTGTCTGCTTGATAATCTATAATTTCTAAAAAACTAATTTTAATAAAATTAAGGCTAAAAATAAGAATTAAAGATAAAAAGATTAAATAAAATGATTTGAATTTAATTTTTTTTAGCATAATAAATAAGAGCCGGGTATTTTTCAATACCCGGATGTCCTCCTTTTAAATAAATTTAGAGGTTTAATATTAATTTTAAAAACTCAATTTTAATTTGAATAATTTTGTTAATCAAACTTGATTGAAAGCTTATTTTAGTTCTTGATAATATTTTTGAGCTCCAGGATGTAAATCAACAGTCATTCCTGTTTTTGCTCCTTCTAAAGTAATATCTTTAGCTCTAGCATGAGCTGCAATTAAAGTTTCTCTATTTTCAAAAATGGCTTGAGTAATATTATAGACTAACTCTTCACTTAAGTCTGAATCAACAACTAAAATCGCCTGTAAAGCAACTGTTTGTACATCTGTTTCTAAACCATTATAAGTTCCTGCTGGAACTGTAACTCCAGTTAAATAGGGATAAGCTTCATTTAAGGCTTTTATTTCTTGATCACTAAACTTGAGCAGTGAAATCGACTGAGTGGCTGCTACATCCATTACTGCTGCAGTTGGAATTCCTGCTGTTAAAAAAGCTGCATCAATTTGTCTATCTTTAAGTCTGCTTGCTGCTTCTCCAAAAGATAAGTAGTCTTCGTCAATGTCTTCATAATCTAAACCAAAGAGACTCAAAATTTGACTAGCATTTGCTTCAGCTCCACTACCAGGAGCTCCAACAGCAACGCTTTTTCCTTTAAGATCTGCAATACTTTTTATATTTGCATCATCCCGTACAATAATTTGGATGACTTCGGGATATAAAGCTGCTATCCCTTGCATATTATTAACCTGATTGCCCTCAAATTGACGCTCACCTTTGATGGCATAATTTGCAATATCATTTTGTAAGATTGCAAGTTCAACTTCTTGATTATAAATAAGGCGAGTATTTGTAACTGAGGCACCTGTGGATTGGGCAGAGGCATTTAAATTTTCAATATTTTCATTTAAGACTTTGGCAATTGCTCCACCGATTGGATAATAGGTACCAGAAGTACCTCCAGTTGCAATGGAAAGAAAAGTAGTTGGTTGAGCACTAACTACCCCTGTTAATAAAAGACTGAATAGAATAACTACTGTAAAAATAAAAAAAGTTTTTTTCTTTTTAAACATAAATTATCGCTTCTCCCTTCTTAGTTTAACTAATCTACTACTTTAGCATTCTAAAGCAAAATATTTTTAGAATAAAATACTCCTAATTAATTATACACTAAATATTATAAAAAAGCAATAACTCTATATTATCTTTATTGATGATTAGAATTATTTAAATACTATTAAGTAGCTTAAAAAACATAATACTCATTATTATAATTTTAAAAATATTTTTAAGTGAAAACTTGAACAAAGTCTAAAAATAGGTTATACTTAATTTAAAGTAAAATATCTGATCAGCTGGGGTAACCTATCTGAAAGGAGATTAAATTAAAGCACTTCCTGAATTTAAGGAAAAATTCTAAGAATCAGGGGAGGGATCTTTCTATGTCTAAATTGTATATATTGGTACCTGGTTAAAAAGAAATTAATCACAAACTATTGGAGGCAAATAATGAAAAAAAGAATTGGTTCAGTAGCAGTAGTTGTTGATAAAAGAGAAAAAGTTAGTGATCAGATTAATAAAATATTGAGTAAAAATGCAGAATGTATTATTGGGAGAATGGGAATTCCTTCGGCTGAACATGGTTTATCAATGATTTCTTTAATTGTAGAAGGTACTCCTGATCAAATTGGAGCAATTACTGGTCAGTTAGGAAATTTACCAGGAGTTAATTTAAAATCAGCTTTAACTGCTGTTGAAGTAGAATGATTTTTTTTAAAATTAAAGGAGGCTATTATGACTCAAATAAATTATTTTAAAGAAGAATTTGGAGATGACTACAGAACTGAAGTTTGTGACTATATAACTGATGCTAAAGTAGAGTCTATTTTGGCTGCAGCTAAAGAACCTAAGCCAGCAGAAGTTAAGAGAATAATTGATAAGGCTTTAGAATTAAATGGAATTAGTCCTGTAGAAGCGGCAACTTTACTACAGGTTGAATCAAAAGAGCTAATAGCAGAATTTTTAGAAGCAGCTCGCAAAGTTAAAGAAGAAATTTATGGGAAGCGTTTAGTTATTTTTGCTCCCTTATATTTTGCTAATCAATGTATAAATGATTGTCTTTACTGTGGTTTTCGCAAAGATAATCATCAAATTGATAGGAAAAAATTGAGCCAAGCCGAAATTAGAAAAGAAGTA includes these proteins:
- a CDS encoding DUF1850 domain-containing protein gives rise to the protein MKNTRLLFIMLKKIKFKSFYLIFLSLILIFSLNFIKISFLEIIDYQADKTILAEKVDNGDQFSLKYLHSVARTPVIEFFKIKDQKILLTGTEYQSYGAGLPTSNNLGDYILKDNKFIIQNIDQVLPEIMLRVSNYAQTEFIYNQKTYKLFKLAKNETLFQIKIKKISYLSFILRRYYNG
- a CDS encoding TAXI family TRAP transporter solute-binding subunit — encoded protein: MFKKKKTFFIFTVVILFSLLLTGVVSAQPTTFLSIATGGTSGTYYPIGGAIAKVLNENIENLNASAQSTGASVTNTRLIYNQEVELAILQNDIANYAIKGERQFEGNQVNNMQGIAALYPEVIQIIVRDDANIKSIADLKGKSVAVGAPGSGAEANASQILSLFGLDYEDIDEDYLSFGEAASRLKDRQIDAAFLTAGIPTAAVMDVAATQSISLLKFSDQEIKALNEAYPYLTGVTVPAGTYNGLETDVQTVALQAILVVDSDLSEELVYNITQAIFENRETLIAAHARAKDITLEGAKTGMTVDLHPGAQKYYQELK
- a CDS encoding TM1266 family iron-only hydrogenase system putative regulator: MKKRIGSVAVVVDKREKVSDQINKILSKNAECIIGRMGIPSAEHGLSMISLIVEGTPDQIGAITGQLGNLPGVNLKSALTAVEVE